Proteins from a single region of Fibrobacter sp.:
- a CDS encoding 3'-5' exonuclease has protein sequence MKFAVVDLETTGGTPENGRVTEVGIVLLDDQEVVKTYQVLLDPGMPIQPFVQKLTGITDEMVQGQPQFGAVAEEIAELIKDRIFVAHNVQFDSRFMRAELRRSCIKADPPRLCTVKLSRKFFPGLPSYSLHNLITSLELPDFNHHRALADAMAAAEILKLCLQKAGPDKIKKEVKNITKAEAEVMF, from the coding sequence ATGAAGTTTGCCGTAGTAGACCTGGAAACCACAGGTGGAACGCCGGAGAATGGTCGCGTTACTGAAGTAGGGATTGTCTTGCTGGATGACCAGGAAGTTGTCAAGACCTACCAGGTTTTGCTGGATCCGGGAATGCCTATCCAGCCCTTTGTCCAGAAGCTGACTGGCATTACCGACGAAATGGTCCAGGGGCAGCCGCAGTTTGGTGCGGTGGCAGAAGAAATCGCCGAACTGATAAAGGACCGAATTTTCGTAGCCCATAATGTGCAATTTGATTCTCGCTTCATGCGGGCGGAACTTCGTCGTTCCTGCATTAAGGCGGACCCACCGCGTCTTTGCACGGTCAAGCTTTCTCGAAAGTTCTTTCCGGGTCTTCCCAGTTACAGCTTGCACAACCTTATAACGTCGCTGGAACTGCCTGATTTTAACCACCATCGTGCCTTGGCCGATGCCATGGCTGCTGCAGAAATTTTAAAACTTTGTCTGCAAAAAGCTGGCCCCGATAAGATAAAGAAGGAAGTAAAGAACATTACCAAGGCGGAAGCCGAAGTGATGTTCTAG